Proteins encoded by one window of Megachile rotundata isolate GNS110a chromosome 10, iyMegRotu1, whole genome shotgun sequence:
- the LOC143265284 gene encoding uncharacterized protein LOC143265284, producing MVRSSRKSCRSSRDCSRGRLREREQSKDFVHKGKSVRDRSREDSRNRSQDDSRNRSRYERENRSRGRNVYDSDRSKDRDHGESRDRGRDESRDRKRDTLRNRRCSESRDRWRHSSRDNSLDSYCESLHNDACAERRRSWDRERNSACGHSRRRNRSMDSSGSENLRATVKCLRQQLQAVRYRPGNEEFLIPKFDPAKDSADVEQWTRQVDRIARRYNWSDDDILLVVARSLKGHARRVYDEELVNDHTWRSLKTILLRRFKKPLPFARLLLEAATYTASAGQHLGDYCFEKLSKLRALKLDIPDAYLADAVIGGIQDENVTRTIRSKRYKDADELYAAMNEMGAMPQRTDSENENEVFTPTGSPGSSTTEG from the coding sequence ATGGTTCGTTCAAGCAGGAAGTCGTGTAGGTCATCTCGGGATTGTTCACGGGGACGTTTGCGCGAGCGTGAACAATCGAAGGACTTCGTGCATAAGGGAAAAAGTGTACGCGATCGTTCGCGAGAAGATTCGCGAAACCGTTCGCAAGATGATTCGCGAAATCGTTCAAGGTACGAGCGAGAAAATCGTTCGCGAGGGCGAAATGTGTACGATAGTGATCGTTCTAAAGATCGGGATCATGGTGAATCTCGTGACCGTGGACGCGATGAATCGCGGGACCGAAAAAGAGACACTTTGCGAAACCGCAGATGTAGCGAATCGCGAGATCGTTGGCGTCATAGTTCGCGGGATAATTCATTGGACAGTTATTGTGAATCTTTGCATAATGATGCATGTGCAGAACGAAGGCGTTCATGGGATCGTGAACGGAATTCAGCGTGTGGACACTCGCGCCGTCGGAACCGTTCGATGGACAGTTCTGGATCAGAGAATTTACGTGCGACGGTAAAATGTTTAAGACAACAGCTTCAAGCGGTGCGTTATCGGCCAGGGAATGAGGAATTCCTGATACCGAAGTTCGACCCTGCGAAAGATAGTGCGGATGTGGAGCAATGGACACGTCAGGTTGATCGCATAGCGCGGCGATATAATTGGAGTGACGACGATATATTGCTAGTTGTTGCTCGAAGTTTAAAGGGACATGCACGACGTGTGTATGATGAGGAGTTAGTCAACGATCATACGTGGAGGTCGTTGAAAACGATTCTATTGAGACGTTTTAAGAAGCCCTTACCGTTTGCGCGATTATTATTGGAAGCAGCCACCTATACGGCCAGTGCCGGACAACATTTGGGAGATTATTGTTTCGAAAAGTTGTCGAAATTGCGTGCTCTCAAATTGGATATTCCGGACGCTTACCTGGCAGACGCGGTAATCGGCGGCATCCAGGATGAAAACGTGACCAGGACCATCAGGTCAAAACGGTACAAGGACGCAGACGAACTGTACGCAGCAATGAACGAGATGGGAGCTATGCCGCAACGGACAGATAGCGAAAATGAAAACGAAGTATTTACGCCGACGGGAAGCCCTGGGTCTTCGACGACCGAGGGATAG